A single Phaseolus vulgaris cultivar G19833 unplaced genomic scaffold, P. vulgaris v2.0 scaffold_359, whole genome shotgun sequence DNA region contains:
- the LOC137817624 gene encoding uncharacterized protein, with amino-acid sequence TASNSSIASTSSPTRTASYTSTISNTSITSTASNTSTANNTCTASNTSTASPTSSTSNTSIATAVCPTSTASNTSTATKNSTVSNTNAPSNTTTASNTNITSIASNTSTASNSSTASNTSIARNSSSSGNTNTAHNTSTASNTSLVSNTSTTSTGRNTSTTSNTSTTSNTSTSSNTSTYSNTNNTCSASNTSTSSNTSTSSSSNNTSTAINTSIASNTSIYTSNTSNTSTASHTSTARNSKTSSNTGTAKNTSIGSNTSTSIHTSTACNFSTASNTSTASNTSNISTATSNTRSFSNMCTSSNTCTNSTTSTASSTSTTNPISTACNTSNGSPTCIASNTCISSTASTTSNGSTTSTGSATS; translated from the exons ACTGCTAGTAATTCTAGTATTGCTAGTACTTCTAGTCCTACTAGGACTGCTAGTTATACTAGTActattagtaatactagtattactagtactgctagtaatactagtactgctaataatacatgtactgctagtaataccaGTACTGCAAGTCCTACTAGTAgcactagtaatactagtattgctaCTGCTGTTTGTCCTacaagtactgctagtaatactagtactgctactaaaaatagtactgttagtaatactaatgctcctagtaatactactactgctagtaatactaatattaCAAGTATTGCTAGTAacactagtactgctagtaatagtagtactgctagtaatactagtattgctagAAATTCTAGTAGTTCTGGGAATACTAATACTGCTcataatactagtactgctagtaatactagtcttgttagtaatactagtactactagtactGGTAGGAACACAagtactactagtaatactagtactactagtaatactagtacttctagtaatactagtacttatagtaatactaataatacttgtagtgctagtaatactagtacgtcaagtaatactagtacttctaGTTCTTctaataatactagtactgcaattaatactagtattgctagtaatactagtatt tacactagtaatactagtaatactagtactgctagtcatactagtactgctagaaaTTCTAAGACTTCTAGTAATACTGGTACTGCTAAGAATACTAGTATtggtagtaatactagtacttctaTTCATACTAGTACTGCTTGTAATtttagtactgctagtaatactagtactgctagtaatactagtaatattagtactgcta CTAGTAATACAAGATCTTTTAGTAATATGTGTACTTCTAGTAATACTTGTACAAATAGTACTACTAGTACTGCAAGTAGTACTAGTACTACTAATCCTATTAGTACTGCTTGTAATACTAGTAATGGTAGTCCTACTTGTATAGCTAGTAATACTTGTATttctagtactgctagtactactagtaatgGTAGTACTACGAGTACTGGAAGTGCTACtagttga